In a genomic window of Aggregatimonas sangjinii:
- a CDS encoding C40 family peptidase, with amino-acid sequence MRKFLALVLLFTVASCGTKKKTTYSTSKSRTVSVNATSTERRSARPTVASRKAEKTSNSKVDNIINTALQYSGVRYKFGGTTKKGMDCSGLLYVAFGEHDVQLPRVSRNMAEEGRRVRVKDVEKGDLLFFSTQKRGRGINHVGMVVAIEDDEIKFIHSSSSRGVIVSSLREGYWNYAFVKATRVL; translated from the coding sequence ATGCGAAAATTTCTAGCACTTGTTTTACTTTTTACGGTGGCCAGCTGTGGCACCAAAAAGAAGACGACCTACAGCACATCGAAATCTAGAACGGTTTCAGTCAACGCGACCTCAACTGAGCGTCGTTCAGCTAGACCTACTGTCGCCTCCCGCAAAGCCGAAAAAACATCGAATTCAAAGGTCGACAACATTATCAATACCGCCTTACAATACTCCGGAGTGCGCTACAAATTCGGTGGCACCACCAAAAAGGGAATGGATTGTTCGGGCTTGCTCTATGTGGCCTTTGGGGAACATGATGTGCAGCTGCCCCGCGTCTCCCGCAACATGGCCGAAGAAGGGCGAAGGGTTCGCGTGAAAGATGTCGAGAAAGGTGACCTCTTATTTTTTAGTACCCAGAAAAGAGGGCGCGGCATCAACCACGTGGGGATGGTCGTCGCCATTGAGGACGATGAAATCAAATTCATTCATTCTTCCAGTTCTAGAGGTGTGATCGTTTCCTCTTTACGAGAGGGGTATTGGAACTACGCCTTCGTAAAGGCCACAAGGGTCTTGTAA
- a CDS encoding DUF885 domain-containing protein, with amino-acid sequence MKNSLRTALLLTALCLVVSCKEDSSTPTPVSPEEMASASKELNDWFQQEWDTEVALSPMTQTYLGDKTDYDKWDDMSKTAEAEELERTKTRLAFLKDSVHPNALDEATKLSYKLAVQQMEDDIADYKYRLYNYPVNQMFGIHSQVPSFLINMHQITDKSDAEAYISRLNGVNEMFDQVIEGLKERETAGIVPPKFVFPRALESSRNILMGLPFEPGKKQSTLLEDFAAKVEKLDIPEEEKNTLKQEAEKALLVSVKPAYDKLIAFLEDQATRATEDDGAWKFPNGGDYFDNALARTTTTSMTADEIHELGLSEVKRIHAEMNAIKENVGFKGSLQDFFKFMKEDKQFYYPDTKEGREAYMKRATMLIDTMKGRLDELFLRKPKADMIVKAVEPFREKSAGKAFYQAPALDGSRPGTYYANMYDIMAMPKYQMEALAYHEGIPGHHMERAMSQELEDVPMFRKMGGYTAYTEGWGLYTEYIPKEMGMYSDPYSDFGRLAMELWRACRLVVDTGIHAKKWTREEGIAYYTDNTPNAESDAIKMVERHIVMPAQATAYKVGMNKILALREKAKTELGDKFDIREFHDVILVNGAVPLNVLEDMVDEWIARTLSDRTEISDE; translated from the coding sequence ATGAAAAATTCACTACGAACAGCGCTACTATTAACGGCTTTATGTCTTGTCGTTTCTTGCAAAGAAGATTCCAGTACACCAACACCCGTTTCACCAGAAGAAATGGCGAGTGCCTCAAAAGAATTAAACGATTGGTTTCAACAAGAGTGGGATACCGAAGTGGCACTCTCCCCTATGACGCAGACCTATTTGGGCGATAAGACCGATTACGACAAATGGGACGATATGTCGAAAACTGCCGAAGCGGAAGAATTGGAACGTACCAAAACACGCCTGGCCTTTCTAAAGGATTCGGTACATCCGAACGCATTGGATGAGGCGACCAAACTGAGTTACAAACTGGCGGTACAGCAGATGGAGGATGACATTGCCGATTACAAATACCGACTTTACAATTACCCGGTCAACCAAATGTTCGGTATACATTCCCAGGTACCTTCGTTCTTGATCAACATGCATCAAATTACGGATAAAAGTGATGCTGAGGCCTATATTTCGCGCTTGAATGGCGTAAACGAAATGTTCGATCAGGTGATTGAAGGCCTAAAAGAACGGGAGACCGCCGGGATAGTACCGCCTAAATTCGTATTTCCACGCGCTTTGGAATCCTCAAGGAACATTCTAATGGGACTTCCATTTGAACCTGGCAAAAAACAAAGCACCCTATTGGAAGATTTTGCAGCGAAGGTAGAAAAGTTGGATATTCCCGAGGAAGAGAAAAACACCTTGAAACAAGAGGCGGAAAAGGCGCTATTAGTTTCGGTAAAACCCGCCTACGATAAATTGATCGCTTTTTTGGAAGATCAAGCGACAAGGGCAACGGAAGATGATGGTGCATGGAAATTTCCCAATGGTGGCGACTATTTCGACAATGCACTTGCCAGAACCACCACAACAAGCATGACCGCCGATGAGATTCATGAGCTTGGTCTTTCGGAAGTAAAGCGTATTCATGCCGAAATGAACGCTATTAAAGAGAACGTCGGTTTTAAGGGAAGTTTACAGGACTTCTTTAAGTTTATGAAAGAGGACAAGCAATTCTATTATCCCGATACCAAAGAAGGCCGTGAGGCTTATATGAAAAGGGCGACAATGCTTATCGACACTATGAAAGGTAGATTGGATGAGCTCTTTTTAAGAAAGCCAAAAGCCGATATGATTGTAAAGGCAGTGGAGCCTTTTCGCGAAAAATCGGCGGGAAAAGCTTTTTACCAAGCTCCTGCCTTGGATGGTTCCCGACCCGGCACTTATTACGCCAATATGTACGACATCATGGCCATGCCCAAATATCAGATGGAAGCGTTGGCCTACCACGAGGGCATTCCAGGACATCATATGGAAAGGGCCATGTCGCAGGAATTGGAAGACGTGCCTATGTTCCGAAAAATGGGCGGCTACACGGCCTATACCGAAGGATGGGGATTATATACCGAATACATTCCCAAAGAAATGGGGATGTATAGCGACCCCTATTCCGATTTTGGACGCTTGGCCATGGAACTGTGGCGTGCCTGCCGTTTGGTGGTCGATACCGGAATACATGCTAAAAAATGGACACGGGAAGAGGGCATTGCATACTATACCGACAATACCCCGAATGCCGAAAGCGATGCCATAAAAATGGTAGAACGCCATATTGTAATGCCTGCCCAGGCAACCGCATATAAAGTGGGCATGAATAAAATACTCGCCTTACGTGAAAAGGCCAAAACCGAGTTGGGCGACAAATTCGATATTCGTGAATTCCACGATGTGATTTTGGTAAACGGAGCCGTGCCATTAAACGTTTTGGAAGATATGGTAGATGAATGGATTGCCAGAACCTTAAGCGATCGTACTGAAATTTCTGATGAATAA
- the lpxB gene encoding lipid-A-disaccharide synthase, whose protein sequence is MKYYIIAGEASGDLHGANLIRALKARDAQAEIRCWGGDLMQAAGAQLVKHYKEMAFMGFLEVLSNLGTIYKNIKFCKSDIERFTPDAIIFIDYSGFNLRIAKWAKQKGFRTNYYISPQIWASREGRIEKIKRDIDAMYVILPFEKEFYEEKHNFPVRFVGHPLLDALDNRPTLNERNFRKENKLDSEKRIIALLPGSRQQEVEKMLTLMLSVVRDFSNYEFVIAGAPSLDRDFYTPFLDNPNVGFVANRTYDLLSIAHAALVTSGTATLETALFKVPQVVCYRANWVSYQIAKRIITLDYISLVNLIMRKEVVRELIQNELTTENLSSELSKIVTGEHRERQLEDYETLIQKLGGPGASRKAAEYIVKQTAE, encoded by the coding sequence ATGAAATACTACATCATCGCGGGGGAAGCATCGGGAGACCTTCATGGGGCCAACCTTATCAGGGCCTTAAAGGCCAGAGATGCGCAGGCCGAAATTCGCTGTTGGGGCGGGGATTTAATGCAGGCCGCGGGTGCACAGTTGGTAAAGCATTATAAGGAAATGGCCTTTATGGGCTTTTTGGAGGTCCTGTCAAATCTCGGCACCATCTACAAGAATATCAAATTTTGTAAAAGCGATATTGAACGTTTCACCCCGGATGCCATCATTTTCATAGACTATTCGGGCTTTAACCTCCGCATCGCCAAATGGGCGAAGCAGAAGGGTTTTCGCACCAATTATTATATTTCCCCGCAAATTTGGGCGTCAAGAGAGGGCAGAATTGAAAAAATAAAGCGAGATATCGATGCGATGTATGTCATCCTTCCTTTTGAAAAAGAATTTTACGAAGAAAAACACAACTTCCCAGTACGTTTTGTTGGCCATCCGCTGTTGGATGCCCTTGATAACAGACCAACCTTAAACGAAAGAAACTTTCGAAAAGAGAACAAATTGGATAGCGAAAAGCGCATCATAGCGCTATTGCCCGGAAGCCGGCAGCAGGAGGTAGAAAAAATGCTTACCTTGATGCTTTCGGTAGTCAGGGATTTTTCGAATTATGAGTTTGTTATCGCGGGCGCACCTAGTCTTGATCGGGATTTCTATACACCGTTCCTGGACAATCCGAATGTTGGTTTTGTCGCGAACCGCACCTATGACTTGTTGAGCATCGCACATGCGGCCTTGGTCACCAGCGGCACCGCAACTCTTGAAACGGCTCTTTTTAAGGTGCCTCAGGTGGTTTGTTACCGCGCGAACTGGGTATCGTACCAAATCGCGAAGCGCATTATCACCTTAGACTACATCTCCTTGGTCAATTTGATTATGAGGAAAGAAGTCGTCAGGGAATTGATCCAAAACGAATTGACAACCGAAAACCTATCGTCGGAACTATCGAAAATCGTGACGGGGGAACATCGTGAACGCCAATTAGAAGATTATGAGACTTTGATCCAAAAACTCGGTGGCCCCGGGGCAAGTCGTAAAGCGGCCGAGTACATCGTAAAACAAACAGCAGAATAG
- the surE gene encoding 5'/3'-nucleotidase SurE, with product MEKPLILMTNDDGITAPGLRNLVRFISEIGDVVVVAPDSPQSGMGHAITINNTLYATKMTTVDEDGAKAEYSCSGTPADCVKLGLQELLERKPDICLSGINHGSNASINVIYSGTMSAAIEAGIEGIPAIGFSLCDYTWKADFSHAKEFVQNIVREALENGIPPGVVLNVNIPKLEKHEIKGIKICRQARANWKEKFDKRTSPMGKDYYWLTGEFELLDKGEDTDEWALANDYISVVPTQFDLTAHHSIQQLNSWDL from the coding sequence ATGGAAAAACCTTTGATATTGATGACCAATGATGACGGAATTACGGCTCCGGGGTTACGAAATTTAGTGCGTTTTATTAGTGAAATCGGCGATGTGGTCGTGGTAGCTCCAGACAGTCCACAGTCGGGAATGGGGCATGCCATTACGATCAATAATACGCTCTATGCCACTAAGATGACTACGGTTGACGAAGATGGCGCCAAGGCCGAGTACAGCTGTAGCGGCACCCCGGCCGACTGCGTAAAGCTAGGACTTCAGGAGCTTTTGGAACGAAAACCGGATATCTGTTTAAGTGGTATCAATCACGGTTCGAACGCTTCGATAAACGTGATTTATTCCGGTACCATGAGCGCGGCCATTGAAGCGGGTATAGAAGGTATTCCAGCCATTGGTTTTTCATTGTGCGACTACACTTGGAAAGCCGACTTTTCGCATGCAAAAGAATTTGTGCAAAATATCGTTCGGGAAGCTTTGGAAAACGGAATTCCCCCGGGAGTCGTTCTGAACGTCAACATTCCCAAACTGGAAAAACACGAAATAAAGGGTATTAAGATATGCCGACAGGCACGGGCGAACTGGAAGGAAAAATTCGACAAACGAACCAGCCCTATGGGCAAGGATTACTATTGGCTTACAGGCGAGTTCGAGCTTTTGGACAAAGGCGAGGATACCGATGAATGGGCCTTGGCCAATGATTACATCTCGGTAGTACCGACACAATTCGACCTTACGGCACACCATAGCATCCAGCAACTCAATTCTTGGGATTTGTAG
- a CDS encoding carboxy terminal-processing peptidase, with protein MKRNLAYALFVMLIAVASCSFTNKSAEDFENDDKDKLLLDLITYVLQKAHYDPKDINDDFSIGVYEDFIEILDPTKRFFLQEDIAEFEKYKFQIDDQVKNTDIAFFNLVYDKLMLRMNEAKGIYGEVLDEAFDYNAKETIDIDYKEVPFADSRKDLKERWRKQLKYITMGTYDAKLTASEKDAEGVINDVEDLTLSPAEAEKSSRESTKKTLDEYFDFIDDLQRKDWFVQYLNTIVDEFDPHTYYFAPEDKEKFDASMSGKFEGIGARLQKKPEGAKVTDIISGGPVWRDARIEVGDMIIKVGQKGELPVDIVGMRLDDAIKMIKGPEGTVVNLTIRKIDGSTDIISLTRDVVELEESFAKSANIIKETEKFGLIHLPKFYVDFDDYTERNAASDVAKEVERLKDEGMEGLILDLRDNGGGSLKTVVDMAGLFIKDGPIVQVQSSGEQKEVHEDKDERIQWDGPLVVLVNELSASASEILAAALQDYKRAIVIGSKQTFGKGTVQNVIALNNIVRNSEHGDLGALKLTTQKFYRVNGGSTQLKGVASDIVVPDRYSYIDLGERDQSNPLDWDKISPADYTPWKNYINYEETLEKSKARMANNKQVMLIEENAKWLKAEQDETEVSLNYEVYKEEKSKDKEQSDYFKKLQDYDSKLTFTSLRYEQELFTQDSVLREKRDRWHKNLAKDVYVEEAVNVLRDLKVNNIKNGKLASVKG; from the coding sequence ATGAAAAGGAATCTTGCCTACGCTTTATTTGTAATGTTGATTGCGGTAGCTTCGTGCAGCTTCACCAACAAGTCCGCCGAGGATTTTGAGAATGACGACAAAGACAAATTGTTGTTGGATCTTATTACCTATGTGCTACAAAAAGCACATTATGACCCCAAAGACATCAACGATGATTTTTCGATAGGGGTGTATGAGGATTTTATTGAAATACTCGACCCTACCAAACGGTTTTTTCTTCAAGAGGATATCGCCGAATTTGAGAAATATAAGTTTCAGATAGACGATCAAGTGAAAAATACCGATATCGCTTTTTTCAATTTGGTCTATGATAAATTGATGCTGCGTATGAACGAAGCCAAAGGCATCTACGGAGAGGTATTGGACGAAGCGTTTGACTACAATGCAAAAGAAACTATTGATATCGATTACAAAGAAGTGCCTTTTGCAGATTCTAGAAAAGACCTGAAAGAACGGTGGAGAAAGCAGTTGAAATATATTACCATGGGCACCTATGACGCTAAACTCACCGCAAGCGAAAAAGATGCTGAAGGGGTGATCAACGATGTTGAGGATTTGACATTGTCTCCTGCCGAAGCGGAAAAGTCTTCTCGAGAAAGCACTAAAAAGACCTTGGACGAGTATTTCGATTTTATCGATGACCTGCAACGCAAAGATTGGTTTGTACAGTATTTGAACACCATCGTTGATGAATTCGACCCGCATACCTATTATTTCGCTCCGGAAGACAAGGAAAAGTTCGATGCCAGTATGTCGGGCAAGTTCGAGGGTATTGGCGCTCGGTTACAGAAAAAACCGGAGGGTGCTAAGGTCACCGATATTATTTCGGGCGGCCCCGTATGGCGTGACGCGCGTATCGAGGTCGGTGATATGATCATCAAGGTAGGACAGAAGGGAGAACTTCCTGTTGATATTGTAGGCATGCGTTTAGACGATGCCATTAAAATGATTAAAGGCCCTGAAGGTACGGTGGTCAACCTTACCATTCGCAAAATAGACGGTTCTACGGATATTATCTCGCTCACCCGCGACGTAGTCGAATTGGAAGAGTCGTTTGCGAAATCGGCGAATATTATCAAGGAAACCGAAAAATTCGGCCTGATCCACCTGCCCAAATTCTATGTCGATTTTGACGATTATACCGAAAGAAACGCCGCTTCCGACGTGGCAAAGGAAGTAGAGCGTCTTAAAGATGAGGGCATGGAAGGCCTGATATTGGATCTTCGCGATAATGGTGGCGGGTCATTAAAGACCGTAGTCGATATGGCGGGACTCTTTATCAAAGACGGCCCTATTGTACAGGTACAGTCTTCTGGAGAACAAAAAGAGGTACATGAGGATAAGGATGAGCGTATTCAATGGGACGGGCCTTTGGTCGTTCTGGTCAATGAACTTTCCGCCTCGGCCTCGGAGATTTTGGCGGCGGCCTTACAGGATTATAAACGTGCCATCGTTATCGGGAGCAAGCAGACTTTCGGCAAAGGAACGGTTCAAAATGTAATTGCCTTGAACAATATCGTCCGTAACAGCGAACATGGCGATTTGGGCGCACTAAAGTTGACCACGCAAAAATTCTACAGGGTGAACGGTGGTTCTACCCAATTAAAGGGAGTAGCAAGCGATATTGTCGTTCCGGACCGGTATAGTTACATCGACCTTGGGGAACGCGATCAAAGTAACCCATTGGATTGGGATAAGATTTCGCCCGCTGATTACACTCCTTGGAAGAACTACATCAATTACGAGGAAACACTGGAAAAAAGTAAGGCGCGTATGGCGAACAACAAGCAGGTGATGCTTATTGAGGAAAATGCAAAGTGGTTAAAAGCGGAGCAGGACGAAACGGAAGTATCCCTGAACTATGAGGTGTATAAAGAAGAGAAAAGCAAGGACAAAGAACAGTCTGACTATTTCAAAAAATTACAGGACTACGACTCCAAATTGACCTTTACTTCGTTACGGTACGAACAAGAACTGTTTACGCAAGACTCCGTACTACGCGAAAAAAGAGATCGTTGGCACAAAAACTTGGCCAAGGACGTTTATGTGGAAGAAGCGGTAAACGTACTACGGGATTTAAAAGTAAACAACATCAAAAACGGAAAGCTAGCCAGTGTAAAAGGGTAG